Proteins encoded by one window of Moorella humiferrea:
- a CDS encoding phosphatase PAP2 family protein, with product MRNKFIFLAVISLLIFIVFAAAIPRTTNIDVFLLKVVMSTRIPTATGFFKFITFFGTPAFFYPATAILSLIYYFWRQWRGFAAVIITMVASWIIMEGLKLSFHRNRPALDPLQTASGYSFPSGHAMMGTVFFALLALWLIKKVPLPLRRVIPPVTVIFLFFLGYSRIYLGVHYPTDILAGYAAGTSIFAIFLAWWKEK from the coding sequence ATGCGTAATAAATTTATCTTTTTAGCCGTTATTTCCCTTCTTATCTTTATAGTTTTTGCCGCGGCAATACCCCGTACCACCAACATCGATGTTTTTCTCCTTAAAGTGGTAATGTCCACACGCATTCCTACCGCTACTGGCTTTTTTAAGTTTATAACCTTTTTCGGCACGCCGGCATTCTTTTATCCCGCAACGGCTATTTTAAGCCTTATATATTATTTCTGGCGTCAATGGCGAGGTTTTGCAGCGGTAATAATCACCATGGTTGCTTCCTGGATAATCATGGAAGGCCTCAAGCTTTCTTTTCATCGTAACAGACCCGCCCTGGACCCGTTACAGACGGCATCGGGTTATAGTTTTCCCAGCGGCCACGCCATGATGGGCACCGTTTTTTTTGCCCTACTGGCCCTGTGGTTGATTAAAAAAGTCCCCCTTCCCCTTCGCCGCGTTATCCCACCTGTTACTGTTATTTTTTTATTTTTCCTCGGCTATAGCCGCATTTACCTTGGCGTTCATTATCCTACCGACATCCTGGCGGGATATGCCGCCGGAACAAGTATCTTCGCCATTTTCCTGGCCTGGTGGAAAGAAAAATAA
- a CDS encoding spore maturation protein: MTEIILEVSRWAIPLVLFFIPLYGYLRGVPIYETFVAGAEDGFKVAIKIIPFLVGMLVAIAIFRASGAMDLLARSLNPLLRLIGVPGEVLPLAIMRPLSGGGALGIAAELISNYGPDSFIGRLASVMQGSTDTTFYVLTVYFGSVGVRRYRYALALGLLADISSLVAAIVICRLMFA, translated from the coding sequence ATGACCGAAATTATCCTTGAGGTTTCGCGCTGGGCAATTCCTCTAGTTCTTTTTTTTATTCCTTTATATGGATACCTGCGGGGTGTGCCGATCTATGAAACCTTTGTTGCCGGTGCGGAGGACGGTTTCAAAGTGGCAATAAAAATCATTCCCTTCCTTGTGGGTATGTTGGTGGCCATTGCAATTTTTCGTGCTTCCGGTGCCATGGATCTCCTGGCCCGGAGTTTGAACCCGCTACTTCGGCTTATCGGCGTACCGGGAGAAGTCCTGCCTCTGGCCATTATGCGTCCCCTTTCCGGAGGGGGAGCCTTGGGGATCGCGGCGGAGCTGATTTCAAACTACGGTCCGGATTCCTTCATTGGCCGTCTGGCCTCCGTCATGCAGGGCAGCACAGATACGACTTTTTATGTACTTACGGTTTATTTTGGGTCGGTAGGCGTGCGGCGTTATCGGTATGCCCTTGCCCTGGGCCTTTTGGCCGATATTTCCAGTCTGGTGGCCGCGATTGTCATTTGCCGGTTGATGTTTGCCTAG
- the cobO gene encoding cob(I)yrinic acid a,c-diamide adenosyltransferase, which yields MGLEKGLVQVYTGDAKGKTTAAFGLALRACGHGLKVLIVQFMKTPDYGEHKAFRRLLPEVEVKTFGRKGFIHREGARPEDYEQARAALAYAREAVLSGRIDILILDEINNALYFGLLAEDEVLTFLKERPPQVEVILTGRNAPAGIVAAADLVTEMRQIKHPYEKGIKARKGIEY from the coding sequence GTGGGGCTAGAAAAGGGGCTGGTGCAGGTCTATACCGGTGATGCCAAAGGAAAGACGACGGCCGCCTTCGGACTGGCCTTAAGGGCCTGCGGGCACGGGTTGAAGGTGTTGATCGTTCAATTTATGAAAACCCCCGATTACGGCGAACACAAGGCCTTTAGACGACTGTTGCCGGAGGTGGAGGTAAAAACCTTTGGCCGTAAAGGTTTCATCCACCGCGAAGGTGCCAGGCCGGAAGATTATGAACAGGCCCGGGCGGCCCTGGCCTACGCCAGGGAAGCGGTATTAAGCGGCAGAATAGATATCCTCATCCTGGACGAGATCAACAATGCCCTTTATTTCGGCCTTTTAGCGGAAGACGAAGTTTTAACTTTTTTAAAGGAAAGGCCGCCCCAGGTGGAAGTTATCCTCACCGGCCGCAATGCTCCGGCCGGTATCGTGGCGGCTGCCGATTTGGTTACAGAGATGCGCCAGATCAAACACCCTTATGAAAAAGGAATAAAAGCGAGAAAAGGGATAGAGTATTAA
- a CDS encoding pseudouridine synthase, whose product MRLQKYLAHMGVASRRHAEDLIRAGRVKVNGQVVTVMGFKIEPGRDEVTVDGRPVNEPERKVYVLLYKPSGYVTTVKDPQGRPTVLDLLRDVPGRIYPVGRLDYATEGLLLLTNDGELTLRLTHPRYRIPKTYLALVEGVPGAKTVARLRRGVELEDGPTSPAEVEIRRIKNGRALLKLTLREGRKREVRRMLAAVGHPVKWLKRIKFAFLTLGDLKPGEYRYLAPHEVARLYQMVGLSSPQYKN is encoded by the coding sequence ATGCGCCTACAAAAATACCTGGCCCATATGGGAGTGGCCTCGCGACGTCACGCTGAAGATTTAATTCGCGCCGGACGGGTTAAGGTTAACGGGCAAGTAGTTACCGTCATGGGCTTTAAAATAGAGCCGGGCCGGGACGAAGTAACGGTAGACGGGAGGCCGGTTAACGAACCAGAAAGAAAAGTCTATGTATTATTATATAAGCCTTCTGGTTACGTAACAACAGTTAAAGATCCCCAGGGGCGGCCTACGGTACTCGATCTCCTGCGGGACGTACCTGGGCGCATATATCCGGTCGGACGTCTAGATTATGCAACGGAAGGCCTTCTTTTGCTAACCAATGATGGAGAGCTCACCCTAAGGCTTACCCATCCCCGCTATCGCATACCGAAAACCTATTTAGCCCTGGTAGAGGGGGTCCCTGGAGCTAAAACCGTAGCACGGCTACGCCGGGGCGTTGAACTGGAGGACGGCCCCACATCTCCGGCGGAAGTGGAAATTCGACGCATAAAAAACGGACGGGCTCTATTAAAATTGACTTTGCGCGAGGGTCGTAAACGGGAAGTAAGACGAATGCTGGCTGCGGTTGGTCACCCGGTGAAGTGGCTCAAACGTATTAAATTCGCCTTTCTCACCCTCGGCGATTTAAAACCGGGAGAATACCGTTATCTAGCCCCACATGAAGTCGCCCGGCTGTATCAAATGGTTGGTTTAAGTTCACCTCAATATAAAAACTAA
- a CDS encoding methylated-DNA--[protein]-cysteine S-methyltransferase: MPNKALFLTFYPSPIGRLTVVTTGEKLCRLAFPGEEHEGIMSDLKRKLPGTTINVDEGGSTCREIINQLDEYFSGSRFSFTIPMELYGTPFQLTVWSALREIPYGTTLSYGDIAEKIGRPKAARAVGQAVGRNPLGIIIPCHRVIGKNGQLIGFGGGLKIKEWLLNFEAKHVKTRQTSTGK; the protein is encoded by the coding sequence ATGCCTAATAAAGCACTGTTCCTTACCTTTTACCCTTCCCCCATCGGCCGGTTAACAGTAGTTACAACGGGGGAGAAGCTATGCCGCTTGGCTTTTCCCGGAGAGGAACACGAAGGGATCATGAGTGACCTAAAACGTAAATTACCCGGTACGACCATTAATGTGGATGAAGGCGGCAGTACCTGCAGGGAAATAATAAATCAGCTGGATGAGTACTTTAGCGGCAGCCGATTTTCCTTTACCATACCCATGGAATTATATGGCACGCCTTTTCAGTTAACAGTATGGTCAGCACTACGCGAAATCCCCTATGGTACTACTTTAAGTTACGGCGATATAGCCGAAAAAATAGGTAGGCCCAAAGCAGCCCGTGCAGTAGGACAGGCCGTGGGGCGCAACCCCCTGGGTATTATTATACCCTGTCATCGGGTGATTGGGAAAAACGGCCAGTTGATCGGCTTTGGCGGCGGCCTGAAAATCAAGGAGTGGTTGTTAAATTTTGAAGCAAAGCACGTAAAAACTAGGCAAACATCAACCGGCAAATGA
- the ilvC gene encoding ketol-acid reductoisomerase, with translation MAVVYYEHDADLSVLKGKKIAVMGYGSQGHAQAQNLKDSGLDVIVGLRPNSQSRRAAEEAGLQVTTVAEAAAAADIIQILLPDETQARVYREEIAPHLKAGKVLMFSHGFNIHFNQIVPPPDVDVVMVAPKGPGHLVRRMYVEGQGVPALLAVYQDASGRAKEIGLAYAKGIGATRAGVIETTFKEETETDLFGEQAVLCGGATALVKAGFEILVEAGYQPEIAYFECLNELKLIVDLMYEGGIKYMRYSISDTAEYGDVTRGPRIIDDHVRANMKAILKEIQDGVFAKEWILENQAGRPSFNALRKKEREHLIEQVGDSLREMMPWLKK, from the coding sequence TTGGCGGTAGTATATTATGAGCATGATGCCGATCTCAGCGTACTTAAGGGCAAAAAAATTGCTGTTATGGGTTACGGCAGTCAGGGTCATGCCCAGGCCCAAAACCTGAAGGATAGCGGTCTGGATGTAATTGTCGGCTTGCGCCCGAACAGCCAGTCCCGCCGGGCGGCAGAGGAAGCGGGGCTACAGGTTACGACAGTGGCCGAAGCCGCTGCGGCTGCCGATATAATCCAGATTCTTCTACCGGATGAGACCCAAGCGCGTGTCTATCGTGAGGAGATCGCTCCCCACCTTAAGGCCGGTAAGGTTTTGATGTTCTCCCATGGATTTAATATCCATTTTAACCAAATAGTTCCACCACCCGATGTCGACGTCGTCATGGTAGCTCCCAAAGGCCCCGGCCATCTGGTACGCCGGATGTATGTGGAAGGCCAGGGGGTACCGGCCCTTCTAGCAGTGTATCAGGATGCCAGCGGCCGGGCTAAAGAGATTGGCCTGGCATACGCCAAAGGCATTGGTGCCACCAGGGCAGGGGTGATCGAAACAACTTTCAAAGAAGAAACGGAAACGGATCTTTTTGGTGAGCAGGCCGTTCTCTGCGGTGGGGCTACCGCCCTTGTCAAAGCCGGTTTTGAGATTCTGGTGGAAGCCGGCTACCAGCCGGAGATCGCCTATTTTGAATGCCTCAACGAGCTAAAGCTGATTGTTGACCTTATGTATGAGGGCGGCATCAAGTACATGCGCTACTCCATCAGCGATACGGCCGAGTACGGCGATGTTACCAGGGGGCCCCGGATTATCGACGACCACGTGCGGGCTAACATGAAGGCCATTTTAAAGGAAATCCAGGACGGTGTTTTTGCAAAAGAATGGATCCTGGAAAACCAGGCCGGCAGGCCGAGCTTCAATGCCCTGAGGAAAAAGGAGCGTGAGCACCTCATCGAACAGGTCGGCGATTCATTAAGGGAAATGATGCCCTGGTTAAAGAAATAA